A window of Bacteroidota bacterium genomic DNA:
TGAGGATCAATTAAGGGATGCAAAAAACTATTACCGGCGAAACCTCGAATTTACATACATTCTTAGCGGTATCTGGTACATTCTCAATATTTTGGATGCATCGGTTGATGCACACTTTTTCGATTTCGACATTACCGATGATCTGACCCTCAGAATAGACCCCATTATAGAACAACCCAGAATCCTCCCTAATCCAAGGGGAGGAACTGTAAATGGAATTACCATAACCTTAAAATTCTGAATCATTGAAAATAGCTTTAATCGGATACGGTAAAATGGGCCATGAAATCGAAGCTCTGGCCCTTTCCTGGAATTATGAAATTGTTGCTGTAATTGACAATGAGTCTGACTGGAATACACAGTCTGATCTGTTTCAAAGCGCTGAAGTAGCCCTCGAATTCACTACTCCTGCAACTGCTCCAGATAACATCCTGTTATGTTTCCAACACAAAATTCCTGTCGTAAGCGGCTCTACGGGATGGATGGCCCGTTGGGACGAAATCGTTAAAGCCTGTAAGAACTACGATGCTACCTTTATGTATTCTTCAAATTACAGTATAGGAATGAATATTTTCTTTTACCTGAACCGGAAAACCGCAGCTGTTATGGATCGATTCAGAGAATATGACATCTCTATGGAGGAGATCCATCACGCCCGGAAACTGGATCAACCCAGCGGGACAGCTATAAAACTGGCGGAGGATATACTCCGTCTTAATAAAGAAAAAAAACAATGGACAAATCAGGTTCCTGATAAAACTGATGAACTGGCAATTAAATCAATAAGGGAAGGCAAGGTTACCGGCACACATATTGTTAAGTATACTTCGGCAGAAGACGAAATTATGCTGCAACATATGGCATTCAACCGGAAGGGATTTGCTTCCGGAGCGTTAACAGCCGCTTCCTGGATAAAGGATAAGAAAGGTATATTCACGATGAATGACATGCTGACACTTGATTAAGCTCTTAACATTTTTTAACCGTTGGAATAGCAATTATATCTTACTTTTGAACAAAATTTCAATACAATGAGTCTTTACACAATTATTTTCCTCATCCTTTTCATTTTCTCTATCGCAGGATTGTATAAGATTTTTGAAAAAGCCGGAGAGCCAGGGTGGAAAGTCCTGATCCCTTTTTATAATTTTTACATTTGGCTCAGGATCATAAAAAAACCACTCTGGTGGTATATCTTCATCTTAATACCTTTTATCAACGTATTCATGATCCTTCTCATGATCGTTGAATTGTTAAAGTGCTTCAACAAACACGGTCTCGGGCAACAAGCCCTGGGAGTTATTGTCCCTTTCTTTTACCTTCCCTATCTGGGTTTTGTGCAACAAGAGAAATATATTGATCCTGAAAATGCACCAAAAATCAAAAAGTCATGGCTGCGTGAATGGGTGGATGCCATCATCTTTGCCGTTGTCGCTGCTACCATTATACGGATCTTCTTCATTGAGGCATACACCATTCCTACCTCCTCCATGGAAAAATCATTGCTGGTTGGAGACTATCTCTTTGTAAGC
This region includes:
- the dapB gene encoding 4-hydroxy-tetrahydrodipicolinate reductase, which produces MKIALIGYGKMGHEIEALALSWNYEIVAVIDNESDWNTQSDLFQSAEVALEFTTPATAPDNILLCFQHKIPVVSGSTGWMARWDEIVKACKNYDATFMYSSNYSIGMNIFFYLNRKTAAVMDRFREYDISMEEIHHARKLDQPSGTAIKLAEDILRLNKEKKQWTNQVPDKTDELAIKSIREGKVTGTHIVKYTSAEDEIMLQHMAFNRKGFASGALTAASWIKDKKGIFTMNDMLTLD